In Mycobacterium sp. Aquia_216, a genomic segment contains:
- a CDS encoding XdhC family protein, with amino-acid sequence MSIGERAAQLLAARTPFVHATVVRAQQPTSATPGDEAILMPDGTIEGFVGGQCAQNSVRKAALGVLQAGESVLLRVLPDGDVHFPDAPGAAVVVNPCLSGGSLEIFLTPQLPPPLIRIYGATPIADALIDLCGVLGYDARRETDLTDTSAVVLASHGGPEAEIIRAALDNGVGYIGLVASKVRGASILNELELSDAERARIHTPVGLPIGAKTPAEIAVSIAAELIAAVRDGSLSRPTVTAVSRQAVDPVCGMTVPIGPASEHLELGGADYWFCCSGCRTAFAAQRAGA; translated from the coding sequence ATGAGCATTGGCGAGCGGGCTGCCCAGTTACTGGCCGCGCGCACACCCTTCGTGCACGCGACGGTGGTGCGCGCCCAGCAACCCACCTCGGCCACCCCCGGGGACGAGGCAATCCTTATGCCCGACGGCACTATCGAGGGTTTCGTCGGCGGCCAGTGTGCGCAGAATTCCGTCCGCAAGGCGGCACTGGGCGTCCTGCAAGCCGGTGAAAGTGTCTTGCTGCGAGTGCTTCCTGACGGCGACGTTCATTTCCCCGACGCTCCCGGCGCCGCTGTGGTGGTCAACCCGTGCCTGTCGGGTGGATCGCTGGAAATCTTTCTGACACCGCAGCTGCCGCCCCCGCTGATCCGGATCTATGGGGCCACTCCGATTGCCGACGCGTTGATCGATTTGTGCGGCGTGCTGGGCTATGACGCGCGCCGCGAGACCGATCTGACCGACACCTCTGCAGTGGTGCTCGCCAGCCACGGCGGTCCGGAAGCCGAAATCATCCGGGCCGCACTGGATAACGGCGTGGGGTATATCGGCTTGGTAGCCAGCAAGGTTCGCGGCGCCTCGATCCTGAACGAACTCGAACTCTCCGATGCCGAGCGGGCCCGAATACACACCCCCGTCGGATTGCCCATTGGCGCCAAGACTCCCGCCGAGATCGCGGTGTCCATTGCTGCTGAACTCATCGCCGCCGTGCGCGACGGCAGCCTGTCGCGTCCCACCGTGACCGCTGTCTCGCGTCAGGCGGTCGACCCGGTGTGCGGCATGACGGTGCCGATCGGGCCGGCGAGCGAACATCTGGAGTTGGGCGGCGCCGACTATTGG
- a CDS encoding aerobic carbon-monoxide dehydrogenase large subunit, producing MTTTKEGANRPPSPEDTADNDQKPCGHGRMLRKEDPRFIRGRGNYVDDVVLPGMLHLAILRSPYAHARIVSIDVTAALAHPKVKAVVTGADLAEKGLAWMPTLSNDVQAVLATDKVRFQGQEVAFVVAEDRYSARDALELIDVEYDPLDPVVDVRTALDPSAAVIRTDLEGKTDNHCFDWETGDAAATEAAFAKADVIVKQEIVYPRVHPAPMETCGAVADLDPISGKLTLWSTSQAPHAHRTLYALVAGLPEHKIQVISPDIGGGFGNKVPIYPGYVCAIVGSLVLGKPVKWMEDRSENLTSTGFARDYIMVGEIAATKEGKILAIRSSVLADHGAFNGTAAPVKYPAGFFGVFTGSYDIEAAYCHMTAVYTNKAPGGVAYACSFRITEAVYFVERLVDCLAFDLKMDPAALRLRNLLRPDQFPYKSKTGWLYDSGDYETTMRLAMDMIGYDALRAEQKEKRERGELMGIGMSFFTEAVGAGPRKDMDILGLGMADGCELRVHPTGKAVVRLSVQTQGQGHETTFAQIVAEELGIPPDDIDVVHGDTDQTPFGLGTYGSRSTPVSGAAAALVARKVRDKAKIIASGMLEVSVADLEWEKGSFHVKGDPSASVTIADIAMRAHGAGDLPEGLEGGLDAQICYNPENLTYPYGAYFCVVDIDPGTAVVKVRRFLAVDDCGTRINPMIIEGQVHGGIVDGIGMALMEMIAFDEEGNCLGGSLMDYLIPTAVEVPHLETGHTVTPSPHHPIGAKGVGESATVGSPPAVVNAVVDALAPFGVRHADMPLTPSRVWEAMQGRARPPI from the coding sequence ATGACCACCACAAAAGAGGGGGCGAACCGCCCACCCTCACCGGAAGACACCGCCGATAACGATCAAAAGCCGTGCGGGCATGGCCGGATGCTGCGCAAAGAGGACCCCCGATTCATCCGTGGCCGAGGCAATTACGTCGACGACGTCGTGTTGCCGGGCATGCTGCACCTGGCGATCTTGCGCTCGCCCTACGCGCATGCCCGCATTGTCAGCATCGATGTGACTGCGGCGCTTGCACATCCGAAAGTGAAAGCGGTGGTGACCGGCGCCGACCTGGCCGAGAAGGGTCTGGCCTGGATGCCGACGCTGTCCAACGACGTGCAGGCCGTGCTCGCCACCGACAAGGTGCGCTTCCAGGGTCAGGAAGTGGCGTTTGTCGTTGCCGAAGATCGGTATTCGGCGCGCGACGCGCTGGAGTTGATCGACGTCGAATACGACCCGCTGGATCCCGTCGTGGATGTCCGCACCGCACTCGACCCCTCGGCGGCGGTGATCCGCACCGATCTCGAAGGCAAGACCGACAACCACTGTTTCGATTGGGAAACCGGTGACGCGGCGGCTACCGAAGCCGCGTTCGCGAAAGCTGACGTGATCGTCAAGCAGGAAATCGTCTACCCGCGGGTGCACCCGGCGCCGATGGAAACCTGTGGCGCGGTGGCGGATCTGGACCCGATCAGCGGAAAGCTCACGCTGTGGTCCACCAGCCAGGCACCGCACGCGCACCGAACGCTGTACGCGTTGGTCGCCGGCCTGCCCGAACACAAGATTCAGGTGATCTCTCCCGACATCGGCGGCGGCTTCGGCAATAAGGTGCCGATCTATCCCGGTTATGTCTGCGCGATCGTCGGTTCGCTGGTGCTGGGCAAGCCGGTGAAGTGGATGGAGGACCGCAGCGAGAACCTGACCTCGACAGGCTTCGCACGCGACTACATCATGGTCGGCGAGATCGCCGCCACGAAAGAGGGCAAGATTCTGGCGATCCGGTCCAGCGTGTTGGCCGACCACGGCGCATTCAACGGTACGGCGGCGCCGGTGAAGTACCCCGCCGGCTTCTTTGGTGTGTTCACCGGCAGCTATGACATCGAGGCCGCCTACTGCCACATGACGGCGGTGTACACGAACAAGGCACCCGGTGGCGTGGCATACGCATGTTCGTTCCGGATCACCGAGGCCGTCTACTTCGTCGAACGGCTGGTGGACTGCCTGGCCTTCGATCTGAAGATGGACCCCGCCGCATTGCGGTTACGAAACCTGTTGCGGCCCGATCAATTTCCCTATAAGAGTAAGACCGGCTGGCTTTACGACTCGGGCGACTACGAGACCACCATGCGGCTGGCCATGGACATGATCGGCTACGACGCACTGCGGGCCGAACAAAAGGAGAAGCGCGAGCGCGGTGAACTGATGGGCATCGGGATGTCCTTCTTCACCGAGGCCGTTGGCGCCGGCCCCCGCAAGGACATGGACATCCTCGGCCTGGGCATGGCCGACGGGTGCGAGTTACGCGTGCACCCGACGGGCAAAGCTGTTGTTAGGCTGTCGGTTCAGACTCAGGGCCAAGGTCACGAAACGACGTTCGCCCAAATCGTCGCCGAGGAGCTGGGCATCCCACCTGACGACATCGACGTGGTACACGGCGACACCGACCAGACGCCCTTCGGGTTGGGTACCTACGGCAGCCGATCCACGCCGGTATCAGGTGCGGCCGCAGCCCTGGTCGCGCGCAAGGTCCGCGACAAAGCCAAGATCATCGCGTCGGGGATGCTCGAGGTCTCGGTGGCCGACCTGGAGTGGGAGAAGGGCTCTTTCCACGTCAAAGGTGACCCGTCGGCGTCGGTGACCATTGCCGACATCGCTATGCGTGCACACGGCGCGGGCGACCTGCCGGAAGGACTCGAGGGCGGCCTGGACGCCCAGATCTGTTACAACCCGGAGAACCTCACCTATCCCTACGGCGCTTACTTCTGCGTGGTGGACATCGATCCGGGCACCGCGGTGGTCAAGGTGCGGCGGTTCCTGGCCGTCGATGACTGCGGCACCCGTATCAACCCGATGATCATCGAGGGCCAGGTGCACGGTGGCATCGTCGACGGCATCGGGATGGCGTTGATGGAGATGATCGCATTCGACGAGGAGGGCAACTGCCTGGGCGGGTCATTGATGGACTACCTGATCCCGACGGCGGTCGAGGTGCCGCACCTGGAAACCGGACATACCGTCACGCCGTCTCCGCACCACCCGATCGGCGCGAAGGGCGTCGGCGAATCGGCCACTGTCGGATCGCCGCCGGCGGTGGTCAATGCGGTAGTGGATGCGTTGGCGCCGTTCGGCGTTCGCCACGCGGACATGCCGCTGACGCCCTCGAGAGTCTGGGAGGCCATGCAGGGCAGAGCGAGGCCGCCGATTTGA